A single window of Macaca mulatta isolate MMU2019108-1 chromosome 9, T2T-MMU8v2.0, whole genome shotgun sequence DNA harbors:
- the OPALIN gene encoding opalin isoform X1 has product MQQKQKPCLAQSFSLNFTLPANTTSSPVTSGKETDCGPSLGLAVAIPSLVATALLVALLFTLIHRRRSSIEAMEESDRPCEISEIDDNPKISENPRRSPTREKNTMGAQEAHIYVKTVAGSEEPVHDPYRPTIEMERRRGLWWLVPRLSLE; this is encoded by the exons ATGCAGCAAAAACAGAAGCCTTGCCTTGCCCAG AGTTTTTCACTGAACTTCACCCTGCCGGCGAACACA ACATCCTCTCCTGTTACAAGTGGGAAAGAAACG GACTGCGGGCCCTCTCTTGGATTAGCGGTGGCCATCCCCTCCCTGGTGGCCACAGCCCTGCTGGTGGCTTTACTATTTACTTTGATTCATCGAAGAAGAAGCAGCATTGAGGCCATGGAG gaAAGTGACAGACCATGTGAAATTTCAGAAATTGATGACAATCCCAAGATATCTGAG AATCCTAGGAGATCACCCACACGTGAGAAGAATACGATGGGAGCACAAGAGGCCCACATATATGTGAAGACTGTAGCAGGAAGCGAGGAACCTGTGCATGACCCTTACCGTCCTActatagaaatggaaagaaggagGGGATTGTGGTGGCTTGTGCCGAGACTGAGCCTGGAATGA
- the OPALIN gene encoding opalin isoform X2, translated as MSFSLNFTLPANTVSTAAPIHQATQRRPDCGPSLGLAVAIPSLVATALLVALLFTLIHRRRSSIEAMEESDRPCEISEIDDNPKISENPRRSPTREKNTMGAQEAHIYVKTVAGSEEPVHDPYRPTIEMERRRGLWWLVPRLSLE; from the exons ATG AGTTTTTCACTGAACTTCACCCTGCCGGCGAACACAGTAAGTACAGCAGCCCCCATTCACCAGGCAACGCAGAGAAGACCA GACTGCGGGCCCTCTCTTGGATTAGCGGTGGCCATCCCCTCCCTGGTGGCCACAGCCCTGCTGGTGGCTTTACTATTTACTTTGATTCATCGAAGAAGAAGCAGCATTGAGGCCATGGAG gaAAGTGACAGACCATGTGAAATTTCAGAAATTGATGACAATCCCAAGATATCTGAG AATCCTAGGAGATCACCCACACGTGAGAAGAATACGATGGGAGCACAAGAGGCCCACATATATGTGAAGACTGTAGCAGGAAGCGAGGAACCTGTGCATGACCCTTACCGTCCTActatagaaatggaaagaaggagGGGATTGTGGTGGCTTGTGCCGAGACTGAGCCTGGAATGA
- the OPALIN gene encoding opalin isoform X5, whose translation MSFSLNFTLPANTTSSPVTSGKETESDRPCEISEIDDNPKISENPRRSPTREKNTMGAQEAHIYVKTVAGSEEPVHDPYRPTIEMERRRGLWWLVPRLSLE comes from the exons ATG AGTTTTTCACTGAACTTCACCCTGCCGGCGAACACA ACATCCTCTCCTGTTACAAGTGGGAAAGAAACG gaAAGTGACAGACCATGTGAAATTTCAGAAATTGATGACAATCCCAAGATATCTGAG AATCCTAGGAGATCACCCACACGTGAGAAGAATACGATGGGAGCACAAGAGGCCCACATATATGTGAAGACTGTAGCAGGAAGCGAGGAACCTGTGCATGACCCTTACCGTCCTActatagaaatggaaagaaggagGGGATTGTGGTGGCTTGTGCCGAGACTGAGCCTGGAATGA
- the OPALIN gene encoding opalin isoform X3, which produces MSFSLNFTLPANTTSSPVTSGKETDCGPSLGLAVAIPSLVATALLVALLFTLIHRRRSSIEAMEESDRPCEISEIDDNPKISENPRRSPTREKNTMGAQEAHIYVKTVAGSEEPVHDPYRPTIEMERRRGLWWLVPRLSLE; this is translated from the exons ATG AGTTTTTCACTGAACTTCACCCTGCCGGCGAACACA ACATCCTCTCCTGTTACAAGTGGGAAAGAAACG GACTGCGGGCCCTCTCTTGGATTAGCGGTGGCCATCCCCTCCCTGGTGGCCACAGCCCTGCTGGTGGCTTTACTATTTACTTTGATTCATCGAAGAAGAAGCAGCATTGAGGCCATGGAG gaAAGTGACAGACCATGTGAAATTTCAGAAATTGATGACAATCCCAAGATATCTGAG AATCCTAGGAGATCACCCACACGTGAGAAGAATACGATGGGAGCACAAGAGGCCCACATATATGTGAAGACTGTAGCAGGAAGCGAGGAACCTGTGCATGACCCTTACCGTCCTActatagaaatggaaagaaggagGGGATTGTGGTGGCTTGTGCCGAGACTGAGCCTGGAATGA
- the OPALIN gene encoding opalin isoform X4 has protein sequence MGMTSSPVTSGKETDCGPSLGLAVAIPSLVATALLVALLFTLIHRRRSSIEAMEESDRPCEISEIDDNPKISENPRRSPTREKNTMGAQEAHIYVKTVAGSEEPVHDPYRPTIEMERRRGLWWLVPRLSLE, from the exons ATGGGGATG ACATCCTCTCCTGTTACAAGTGGGAAAGAAACG GACTGCGGGCCCTCTCTTGGATTAGCGGTGGCCATCCCCTCCCTGGTGGCCACAGCCCTGCTGGTGGCTTTACTATTTACTTTGATTCATCGAAGAAGAAGCAGCATTGAGGCCATGGAG gaAAGTGACAGACCATGTGAAATTTCAGAAATTGATGACAATCCCAAGATATCTGAG AATCCTAGGAGATCACCCACACGTGAGAAGAATACGATGGGAGCACAAGAGGCCCACATATATGTGAAGACTGTAGCAGGAAGCGAGGAACCTGTGCATGACCCTTACCGTCCTActatagaaatggaaagaaggagGGGATTGTGGTGGCTTGTGCCGAGACTGAGCCTGGAATGA